The proteins below are encoded in one region of Aphelocoma coerulescens isolate FSJ_1873_10779 chromosome 4, UR_Acoe_1.0, whole genome shotgun sequence:
- the SH2D4A gene encoding SH2 domain-containing protein 4A, whose translation MLKQILSDMYIDPELLAELSEEQKQILFFKMRQEQIRRWEEREAAAEKISAKKPLVRKANRKSVTWKLGADNDVWVWVMGEHPSDKSYEAICEEIQAQRAKRLVREKGQEGRETDSSATWSLHPQPGLLAETDLHGNKKNTAEKKEEHGRKITDIDTTGKSQELTKRGTRNVHQMLADCHVRKHNFQQMKEAQRRNSEEITAPQEPIPQSHCSTESQRTLQKSDENEPEWQEFLRKSKAADEKRRSLAQQARDDYRRLSLQGIHRGKRTDISKGATAGDRRPLQYPPLPPKPKLPPPAMANGRAIRKEGVQRTISNSTEESIIKWFKEEQFPLRAGYLKTTDTIAPWFHGILTSKKAEELLNKTVPGSFLIRVSEKIKGYVLSYRSVEGCKHFLIDASSDSYSFLGVDQLQHSTLADLVDYHKDEPITSLGKELLLYPCGQEDQEPDYISLFV comes from the exons ATGCTGAAACAGATACTATCAGACATGTACATCGATCCGGAGCTACTGGCAGAACTCAGCGAGGAGCAGAAGCAGATCCTCTTCTTCAAGATGAGGCAGGAACAGATCAGACGGTGGGAGGAAAGAGAAGCTGCTGCAGAAAAGATTTCAGCGAAGAAGCCACTGGTAAGAAAAG CCAACAGGAAGTCAGTGACATGGAAACTCGGTGCCGACAATGATGTGTGGGTCTGGGTGATGGGCGAGCATCCTTCAGATAAATCCTATGAAGCCATCTGTGAAGAGATCCAGGCACAAAGAGCAAAGCGCTTAGTGAGAGAGAAAGGCCAGGAGGGCAG AGAGACTGACTCTTCTGCAACATGGTCTCTACACCCACAACCAGGACTTCTGGCTGAGACAGATCTTCATGGGAATAAAAAAAACACTGCggagaaaaaggaggaacaTGGGAGAAAAATAACTGATATTGATACAACAGGAAAAAGTCAGGAACTCACAAAG AGGGGAACCAGAAATGTTCACCAGATGCTGGCAGATTGCCATGTGAGGAAGCATAACTTCCAACAG ATGAAGGAAGCACAGAGGAGAAATTCAGAAGAGATCACAGCCCCCCAGGAGCCAATACCACAGAGccactgcagcacagagagcCAGAGAACACTGCAGAAATCGGATGAGAATGAGCCTGAATGGCAGGAATTCC TGCGGAAATCCAAGGCAGCAGATGAGAAGAGACGCTCCCTTGCACAGCAAGCCAGAGATGACTACAGGAGGCTTTCACTGCAGGGCATCCACAGAGGGAAGCGGACAGATATTTCCAAGGGTGCCACAGCAGGAGACAGGCGACCACTTCAATATCCACCTCTGCCCCCCAAGCCTAAACTTCCACCTCCTGCAATGGCAAATGGGAGAGCAATTAG GAAAGAGGGAGTCCAGAGGACAATCTCCAATTCTACCGAAGAAAGCATCATCAAGTGGTTCAAAGAGGAGCAATTCCCTCTCCGAGCTGGCTATCTGAAAACCACAGACACAATAGCACCTTGGTTCCACG GTATCCTGACATCTAAGAAAGCGGAAGAGCTTCTGAATAAAACAGTACCAGGGAGTTTTCTGATCCGGGTCAGTGAGAAAATCAAAGGCTACGTGCTCTCCTATCGGTCTGTGGAAGGATGTAAACATTTCCTCATTGATGCCTCCAGTGATTCCTACAGCTTCCTTGGAGTGGACCAGCTGCAACATTCAACACTGGCTGACCTTGTAGACTACCACAAG GATGAACCCATCACTTCCTTGGGGAAGGAGCTGTTGCTTTACCCATGTGGCCAAGAGGACCAAGAGCCAGATTACATCTCTCTCTTTGTGTGA